Proteins encoded by one window of Scatophagus argus isolate fScaArg1 chromosome 8, fScaArg1.pri, whole genome shotgun sequence:
- the mybpha gene encoding myosin binding protein Ha isoform X5: MPGKPAPIKKSPAKKAAVKPPEAAPAPEPAPVEAPPAEAAPAEAAPVEAAPAEAAPTAEGEATPAAPAEDTPAAEGAAPAAAPAAEDGAAPPAVDAPADAEAAVVEEPPKAPTPPPPAVPTSAPLEVAVEDVNDSSLTIKWKTPEAIGDSGLDGYTVEYRKDGTTEWVAANEELTPANRYCIKNLTAGDLVHVRVVAVNPGGRSEPGALPEPVPIREIADRPKIRMPRTLRARCVKQVGEQINLVIPFLGKPKPVVSWLKDGQPLDTKRVNIRNSDKDSILFIRTAQREDSGVYEMTVKVDSFEDKTTLTLQIVELPGPPASVKLVDAWGFNAALEWTPPKDNGNTEITGYIVQKADRKTEEWFTVLDNYHRLTATVSDLIMGNSYSFRVFAQNRVGISESSAVTKGVATIQKTGIVYKPPEYQEHDFSEAPKFTTTLSDRAATVGYTTRLLCSVRGCPKAAGICSICGL; encoded by the exons ATGCCAGGAAAACCCGCCCCTATTAAGAAGTCCCCGGCGAAGAAGGCTGCCGTGAAGCCACCTGAGGCCGCCCCGGCGCCTGAACCCGCGCCCGTAGAGGCTCCTCCCGCTGAGGCTGCACCTGCGGAAGCCGCCCCCGTCGAGGCTGCACCGGCCGAGGCAGCACCGACAGCAGAAGGAGAGGCAACCCCCGCCGCCCCGGCAGAAGACACCCCCGCTGCTGAGGGAGCCGCTCCAG CTGCTGCGCCCGCTGCTGAAGACGGTGCTGCTCCTCCCGCTGTAGACGCCCCCGCGGACG CAGAAGCTGCCGTAGTTGAGGAGCCGCCGAAggcccccacccctccacctcccgCAG TCCCCACCAGTGCTCCCCTGGAAGTAGCTGTGGAAGATGTTAACGACTCCAGCCTCACCATTAAATGGAAGACACCGGAGGCCATCGGAGACTCCGGCCTGGACGGATACACTGTCGAGTACCGCAAGGATGGAA CAACGGAGTGGGTTGCAGCTAATGAGGAGCTGACCCCAGCTAACCGCTACTGCATCAAGAATCTGACAGCCGGTGACCTGGTGCACGTTCGCGTGGTGGCTGTAAACCCCGGCGGCCGCAGTGAACCTGGTGCACTTCCTGAGCCAGTGCCGATCCGTGAGATTGCTG ACCGTCCCAAGATCCGCATGCCCCGCACCCTCAGAGCCCGCTGTGTTAAGCAGGTTGGAGAGCAGATCAACTTGGTCATCCCCTTCCTT GGAAAGCCCAAACCTGTGGTGTCCTGGCTTAAGGATGGTCAGCCTTTGGATACAAAGAGAGTCAACATCAGGAACAGTGACAAGGACAGCATCTTGTTTATCCGCACCGCTCAGCGGGAGGACTCCGGCGTTTACGAGATGACCGTTAAAGTGGACAGCTTTGAAGACAAAACCACCCTCACCCTTCAGATTGTGG AGCTGCCTGGCCCTCCTGCCAGTGTGAAGCTGGTGGACGCCTGGGGCTTCAATGCCGCTCTGGAATGGACGCCCCCCAAGGATAATGGCAACACAGAGATCACTGGATACATCGTCCAGAAGGCCGACAGGAAGACCGAG GAATGGTTCACGGTGCTGGATAACTACCACAGGCTAACCGCCACCGTCTCAGACCTCATCATGGGCAACTCGTACAGCTTCAGAGTGTTCGCTCAGAACCGAGTGGGCATCAGTGAGTCCAGCGCTGTCACCAAGGGGGTGGCTACAATCCAGAAGACAG GTATCGTCTACAAGCCTCCCGAGTACCAGGAGCATGACTTCAGTGAGGCACCCAAGTTCACCACCACCCTCAGCGATCGTGCCGCCACCGTGGGTTACACTACCAGGCTGCTTTGTTCTGTTCGTGGATGCCCCAAG gcagcaggtATCTGTTCAATCTGTGGTCTCTAA
- the mybpha gene encoding myosin binding protein Ha isoform X2, with translation MPGKPAPIKKSPAKKAAVKPPEAAPAPEPAPVEAPPAEAAPAEAAPVEAAPAEAAPTAEGEATPAAPAEDTPAAEGAAPAAAPAAEDGAAPPAVDAPADEAAVVEEPPKAPTPPPPAVPTSAPLEVAVEDVNDSSLTIKWKTPEAIGDSGLDGYTVEYRKDGTTEWVAANEELTPANRYCIKNLTAGDLVHVRVVAVNPGGRSEPGALPEPVPIREIADRPKIRMPRTLRARCVKQVGEQINLVIPFLGKPKPVVSWLKDGQPLDTKRVNIRNSDKDSILFIRTAQREDSGVYEMTVKVDSFEDKTTLTLQIVELPGPPASVKLVDAWGFNAALEWTPPKDNGNTEITGYIVQKADRKTEEWFTVLDNYHRLTATVSDLIMGNSYSFRVFAQNRVGISESSAVTKGVATIQKTGIVYKPPEYQEHDFSEAPKFTTTLSDRAATVGYTTRLLCSVRGCPKPKIEWLKNQMVIGDDPKFRQISNQGICSLEIRKPCSFDGGVYTCRAKNAQGEATVSCKLEVKQIILPEADKEKGK, from the exons ATGCCAGGAAAACCCGCCCCTATTAAGAAGTCCCCGGCGAAGAAGGCTGCCGTGAAGCCACCTGAGGCCGCCCCGGCGCCTGAACCCGCGCCCGTAGAGGCTCCTCCCGCTGAGGCTGCACCTGCGGAAGCCGCCCCCGTCGAGGCTGCACCGGCCGAGGCAGCACCGACAGCAGAAGGAGAGGCAACCCCCGCCGCCCCGGCAGAAGACACCCCCGCTGCTGAGGGAGCCGCTCCAG CTGCTGCGCCCGCTGCTGAAGACGGTGCTGCTCCTCCCGCTGTAGACGCCCCCGCGGACG AAGCTGCCGTAGTTGAGGAGCCGCCGAAggcccccacccctccacctcccgCAG TCCCCACCAGTGCTCCCCTGGAAGTAGCTGTGGAAGATGTTAACGACTCCAGCCTCACCATTAAATGGAAGACACCGGAGGCCATCGGAGACTCCGGCCTGGACGGATACACTGTCGAGTACCGCAAGGATGGAA CAACGGAGTGGGTTGCAGCTAATGAGGAGCTGACCCCAGCTAACCGCTACTGCATCAAGAATCTGACAGCCGGTGACCTGGTGCACGTTCGCGTGGTGGCTGTAAACCCCGGCGGCCGCAGTGAACCTGGTGCACTTCCTGAGCCAGTGCCGATCCGTGAGATTGCTG ACCGTCCCAAGATCCGCATGCCCCGCACCCTCAGAGCCCGCTGTGTTAAGCAGGTTGGAGAGCAGATCAACTTGGTCATCCCCTTCCTT GGAAAGCCCAAACCTGTGGTGTCCTGGCTTAAGGATGGTCAGCCTTTGGATACAAAGAGAGTCAACATCAGGAACAGTGACAAGGACAGCATCTTGTTTATCCGCACCGCTCAGCGGGAGGACTCCGGCGTTTACGAGATGACCGTTAAAGTGGACAGCTTTGAAGACAAAACCACCCTCACCCTTCAGATTGTGG AGCTGCCTGGCCCTCCTGCCAGTGTGAAGCTGGTGGACGCCTGGGGCTTCAATGCCGCTCTGGAATGGACGCCCCCCAAGGATAATGGCAACACAGAGATCACTGGATACATCGTCCAGAAGGCCGACAGGAAGACCGAG GAATGGTTCACGGTGCTGGATAACTACCACAGGCTAACCGCCACCGTCTCAGACCTCATCATGGGCAACTCGTACAGCTTCAGAGTGTTCGCTCAGAACCGAGTGGGCATCAGTGAGTCCAGCGCTGTCACCAAGGGGGTGGCTACAATCCAGAAGACAG GTATCGTCTACAAGCCTCCCGAGTACCAGGAGCATGACTTCAGTGAGGCACCCAAGTTCACCACCACCCTCAGCGATCGTGCCGCCACCGTGGGTTACACTACCAGGCTGCTTTGTTCTGTTCGTGGATGCCCCAAG cctAAGATTGAGTGGTTGAAGAATCAGATGGTCATTGGTGACGACCCCAAGTTTCGTCAGATTTCTAACCAGGGCATCTGCTCCCTGGAGATCCGTAAGCCCTGCAGCTTTGACGGTGGTGTGTACACCTGCAGAGCCAAGAACGCCCAGGGAGAGGCCACCGTCTCCTGCAAGCTGGAGGTCAAAC AGATTATTCTCCCAGAGGCTGACAAGGAGAAAGGCAAATAA
- the mybpha gene encoding myosin binding protein Ha isoform X4: protein MPGKPAPIKKSPAKKAAVKPPEAAPAPEPAPVEAPPAEAAPAEAAPVEAAPAEAAPTAEGEATPAAPAEDTPAAEGAAPEAAVVEEPPKAPTPPPPAVPTSAPLEVAVEDVNDSSLTIKWKTPEAIGDSGLDGYTVEYRKDGTTEWVAANEELTPANRYCIKNLTAGDLVHVRVVAVNPGGRSEPGALPEPVPIREIADRPKIRMPRTLRARCVKQVGEQINLVIPFLGKPKPVVSWLKDGQPLDTKRVNIRNSDKDSILFIRTAQREDSGVYEMTVKVDSFEDKTTLTLQIVELPGPPASVKLVDAWGFNAALEWTPPKDNGNTEITGYIVQKADRKTEEWFTVLDNYHRLTATVSDLIMGNSYSFRVFAQNRVGISESSAVTKGVATIQKTGIVYKPPEYQEHDFSEAPKFTTTLSDRAATVGYTTRLLCSVRGCPKPKIEWLKNQMVIGDDPKFRQISNQGICSLEIRKPCSFDGGVYTCRAKNAQGEATVSCKLEVKQIILPEADKEKGK from the exons ATGCCAGGAAAACCCGCCCCTATTAAGAAGTCCCCGGCGAAGAAGGCTGCCGTGAAGCCACCTGAGGCCGCCCCGGCGCCTGAACCCGCGCCCGTAGAGGCTCCTCCCGCTGAGGCTGCACCTGCGGAAGCCGCCCCCGTCGAGGCTGCACCGGCCGAGGCAGCACCGACAGCAGAAGGAGAGGCAACCCCCGCCGCCCCGGCAGAAGACACCCCCGCTGCTGAGGGAGCCGCTCCAG AAGCTGCCGTAGTTGAGGAGCCGCCGAAggcccccacccctccacctcccgCAG TCCCCACCAGTGCTCCCCTGGAAGTAGCTGTGGAAGATGTTAACGACTCCAGCCTCACCATTAAATGGAAGACACCGGAGGCCATCGGAGACTCCGGCCTGGACGGATACACTGTCGAGTACCGCAAGGATGGAA CAACGGAGTGGGTTGCAGCTAATGAGGAGCTGACCCCAGCTAACCGCTACTGCATCAAGAATCTGACAGCCGGTGACCTGGTGCACGTTCGCGTGGTGGCTGTAAACCCCGGCGGCCGCAGTGAACCTGGTGCACTTCCTGAGCCAGTGCCGATCCGTGAGATTGCTG ACCGTCCCAAGATCCGCATGCCCCGCACCCTCAGAGCCCGCTGTGTTAAGCAGGTTGGAGAGCAGATCAACTTGGTCATCCCCTTCCTT GGAAAGCCCAAACCTGTGGTGTCCTGGCTTAAGGATGGTCAGCCTTTGGATACAAAGAGAGTCAACATCAGGAACAGTGACAAGGACAGCATCTTGTTTATCCGCACCGCTCAGCGGGAGGACTCCGGCGTTTACGAGATGACCGTTAAAGTGGACAGCTTTGAAGACAAAACCACCCTCACCCTTCAGATTGTGG AGCTGCCTGGCCCTCCTGCCAGTGTGAAGCTGGTGGACGCCTGGGGCTTCAATGCCGCTCTGGAATGGACGCCCCCCAAGGATAATGGCAACACAGAGATCACTGGATACATCGTCCAGAAGGCCGACAGGAAGACCGAG GAATGGTTCACGGTGCTGGATAACTACCACAGGCTAACCGCCACCGTCTCAGACCTCATCATGGGCAACTCGTACAGCTTCAGAGTGTTCGCTCAGAACCGAGTGGGCATCAGTGAGTCCAGCGCTGTCACCAAGGGGGTGGCTACAATCCAGAAGACAG GTATCGTCTACAAGCCTCCCGAGTACCAGGAGCATGACTTCAGTGAGGCACCCAAGTTCACCACCACCCTCAGCGATCGTGCCGCCACCGTGGGTTACACTACCAGGCTGCTTTGTTCTGTTCGTGGATGCCCCAAG cctAAGATTGAGTGGTTGAAGAATCAGATGGTCATTGGTGACGACCCCAAGTTTCGTCAGATTTCTAACCAGGGCATCTGCTCCCTGGAGATCCGTAAGCCCTGCAGCTTTGACGGTGGTGTGTACACCTGCAGAGCCAAGAACGCCCAGGGAGAGGCCACCGTCTCCTGCAAGCTGGAGGTCAAAC AGATTATTCTCCCAGAGGCTGACAAGGAGAAAGGCAAATAA
- the mybpha gene encoding myosin binding protein Ha isoform X1: protein MPGKPAPIKKSPAKKAAVKPPEAAPAPEPAPVEAPPAEAAPAEAAPVEAAPAEAAPTAEGEATPAAPAEDTPAAEGAAPAAAPAAEDGAAPPAVDAPADAEAAVVEEPPKAPTPPPPAVPTSAPLEVAVEDVNDSSLTIKWKTPEAIGDSGLDGYTVEYRKDGTTEWVAANEELTPANRYCIKNLTAGDLVHVRVVAVNPGGRSEPGALPEPVPIREIADRPKIRMPRTLRARCVKQVGEQINLVIPFLGKPKPVVSWLKDGQPLDTKRVNIRNSDKDSILFIRTAQREDSGVYEMTVKVDSFEDKTTLTLQIVELPGPPASVKLVDAWGFNAALEWTPPKDNGNTEITGYIVQKADRKTEEWFTVLDNYHRLTATVSDLIMGNSYSFRVFAQNRVGISESSAVTKGVATIQKTGIVYKPPEYQEHDFSEAPKFTTTLSDRAATVGYTTRLLCSVRGCPKPKIEWLKNQMVIGDDPKFRQISNQGICSLEIRKPCSFDGGVYTCRAKNAQGEATVSCKLEVKQIILPEADKEKGK, encoded by the exons ATGCCAGGAAAACCCGCCCCTATTAAGAAGTCCCCGGCGAAGAAGGCTGCCGTGAAGCCACCTGAGGCCGCCCCGGCGCCTGAACCCGCGCCCGTAGAGGCTCCTCCCGCTGAGGCTGCACCTGCGGAAGCCGCCCCCGTCGAGGCTGCACCGGCCGAGGCAGCACCGACAGCAGAAGGAGAGGCAACCCCCGCCGCCCCGGCAGAAGACACCCCCGCTGCTGAGGGAGCCGCTCCAG CTGCTGCGCCCGCTGCTGAAGACGGTGCTGCTCCTCCCGCTGTAGACGCCCCCGCGGACG CAGAAGCTGCCGTAGTTGAGGAGCCGCCGAAggcccccacccctccacctcccgCAG TCCCCACCAGTGCTCCCCTGGAAGTAGCTGTGGAAGATGTTAACGACTCCAGCCTCACCATTAAATGGAAGACACCGGAGGCCATCGGAGACTCCGGCCTGGACGGATACACTGTCGAGTACCGCAAGGATGGAA CAACGGAGTGGGTTGCAGCTAATGAGGAGCTGACCCCAGCTAACCGCTACTGCATCAAGAATCTGACAGCCGGTGACCTGGTGCACGTTCGCGTGGTGGCTGTAAACCCCGGCGGCCGCAGTGAACCTGGTGCACTTCCTGAGCCAGTGCCGATCCGTGAGATTGCTG ACCGTCCCAAGATCCGCATGCCCCGCACCCTCAGAGCCCGCTGTGTTAAGCAGGTTGGAGAGCAGATCAACTTGGTCATCCCCTTCCTT GGAAAGCCCAAACCTGTGGTGTCCTGGCTTAAGGATGGTCAGCCTTTGGATACAAAGAGAGTCAACATCAGGAACAGTGACAAGGACAGCATCTTGTTTATCCGCACCGCTCAGCGGGAGGACTCCGGCGTTTACGAGATGACCGTTAAAGTGGACAGCTTTGAAGACAAAACCACCCTCACCCTTCAGATTGTGG AGCTGCCTGGCCCTCCTGCCAGTGTGAAGCTGGTGGACGCCTGGGGCTTCAATGCCGCTCTGGAATGGACGCCCCCCAAGGATAATGGCAACACAGAGATCACTGGATACATCGTCCAGAAGGCCGACAGGAAGACCGAG GAATGGTTCACGGTGCTGGATAACTACCACAGGCTAACCGCCACCGTCTCAGACCTCATCATGGGCAACTCGTACAGCTTCAGAGTGTTCGCTCAGAACCGAGTGGGCATCAGTGAGTCCAGCGCTGTCACCAAGGGGGTGGCTACAATCCAGAAGACAG GTATCGTCTACAAGCCTCCCGAGTACCAGGAGCATGACTTCAGTGAGGCACCCAAGTTCACCACCACCCTCAGCGATCGTGCCGCCACCGTGGGTTACACTACCAGGCTGCTTTGTTCTGTTCGTGGATGCCCCAAG cctAAGATTGAGTGGTTGAAGAATCAGATGGTCATTGGTGACGACCCCAAGTTTCGTCAGATTTCTAACCAGGGCATCTGCTCCCTGGAGATCCGTAAGCCCTGCAGCTTTGACGGTGGTGTGTACACCTGCAGAGCCAAGAACGCCCAGGGAGAGGCCACCGTCTCCTGCAAGCTGGAGGTCAAAC AGATTATTCTCCCAGAGGCTGACAAGGAGAAAGGCAAATAA
- the mybpha gene encoding myosin binding protein Ha isoform X3, with amino-acid sequence MPGKPAPIKKSPAKKAAVKPPEAAPAPEPAPVEAPPAEAAPAEAAPVEAAPAEAAPTAEGEATPAAPAEDTPAAEGAAPAEAAVVEEPPKAPTPPPPAVPTSAPLEVAVEDVNDSSLTIKWKTPEAIGDSGLDGYTVEYRKDGTTEWVAANEELTPANRYCIKNLTAGDLVHVRVVAVNPGGRSEPGALPEPVPIREIADRPKIRMPRTLRARCVKQVGEQINLVIPFLGKPKPVVSWLKDGQPLDTKRVNIRNSDKDSILFIRTAQREDSGVYEMTVKVDSFEDKTTLTLQIVELPGPPASVKLVDAWGFNAALEWTPPKDNGNTEITGYIVQKADRKTEEWFTVLDNYHRLTATVSDLIMGNSYSFRVFAQNRVGISESSAVTKGVATIQKTGIVYKPPEYQEHDFSEAPKFTTTLSDRAATVGYTTRLLCSVRGCPKPKIEWLKNQMVIGDDPKFRQISNQGICSLEIRKPCSFDGGVYTCRAKNAQGEATVSCKLEVKQIILPEADKEKGK; translated from the exons ATGCCAGGAAAACCCGCCCCTATTAAGAAGTCCCCGGCGAAGAAGGCTGCCGTGAAGCCACCTGAGGCCGCCCCGGCGCCTGAACCCGCGCCCGTAGAGGCTCCTCCCGCTGAGGCTGCACCTGCGGAAGCCGCCCCCGTCGAGGCTGCACCGGCCGAGGCAGCACCGACAGCAGAAGGAGAGGCAACCCCCGCCGCCCCGGCAGAAGACACCCCCGCTGCTGAGGGAGCCGCTCCAG CAGAAGCTGCCGTAGTTGAGGAGCCGCCGAAggcccccacccctccacctcccgCAG TCCCCACCAGTGCTCCCCTGGAAGTAGCTGTGGAAGATGTTAACGACTCCAGCCTCACCATTAAATGGAAGACACCGGAGGCCATCGGAGACTCCGGCCTGGACGGATACACTGTCGAGTACCGCAAGGATGGAA CAACGGAGTGGGTTGCAGCTAATGAGGAGCTGACCCCAGCTAACCGCTACTGCATCAAGAATCTGACAGCCGGTGACCTGGTGCACGTTCGCGTGGTGGCTGTAAACCCCGGCGGCCGCAGTGAACCTGGTGCACTTCCTGAGCCAGTGCCGATCCGTGAGATTGCTG ACCGTCCCAAGATCCGCATGCCCCGCACCCTCAGAGCCCGCTGTGTTAAGCAGGTTGGAGAGCAGATCAACTTGGTCATCCCCTTCCTT GGAAAGCCCAAACCTGTGGTGTCCTGGCTTAAGGATGGTCAGCCTTTGGATACAAAGAGAGTCAACATCAGGAACAGTGACAAGGACAGCATCTTGTTTATCCGCACCGCTCAGCGGGAGGACTCCGGCGTTTACGAGATGACCGTTAAAGTGGACAGCTTTGAAGACAAAACCACCCTCACCCTTCAGATTGTGG AGCTGCCTGGCCCTCCTGCCAGTGTGAAGCTGGTGGACGCCTGGGGCTTCAATGCCGCTCTGGAATGGACGCCCCCCAAGGATAATGGCAACACAGAGATCACTGGATACATCGTCCAGAAGGCCGACAGGAAGACCGAG GAATGGTTCACGGTGCTGGATAACTACCACAGGCTAACCGCCACCGTCTCAGACCTCATCATGGGCAACTCGTACAGCTTCAGAGTGTTCGCTCAGAACCGAGTGGGCATCAGTGAGTCCAGCGCTGTCACCAAGGGGGTGGCTACAATCCAGAAGACAG GTATCGTCTACAAGCCTCCCGAGTACCAGGAGCATGACTTCAGTGAGGCACCCAAGTTCACCACCACCCTCAGCGATCGTGCCGCCACCGTGGGTTACACTACCAGGCTGCTTTGTTCTGTTCGTGGATGCCCCAAG cctAAGATTGAGTGGTTGAAGAATCAGATGGTCATTGGTGACGACCCCAAGTTTCGTCAGATTTCTAACCAGGGCATCTGCTCCCTGGAGATCCGTAAGCCCTGCAGCTTTGACGGTGGTGTGTACACCTGCAGAGCCAAGAACGCCCAGGGAGAGGCCACCGTCTCCTGCAAGCTGGAGGTCAAAC AGATTATTCTCCCAGAGGCTGACAAGGAGAAAGGCAAATAA